In one Pseudomonas tensinigenes genomic region, the following are encoded:
- the putA gene encoding trifunctional transcriptional regulator/proline dehydrogenase/L-glutamate gamma-semialdehyde dehydrogenase — protein MATTTLGVKLDDPTRERLKAAATSIDRTPHWLIKQAIFNYLEKLEGGATLTELNGLTAKDADEAGEVHTDHAHQCFLEFAESILPQSVLRASITAAYRRPEPEVVPMLIEQARLPVAMAEATNKLAASIAEKLRNQKSAGGRAGIVQGLLQEFSLSSQEGVALMCLAEALLRIPDKGTRDALIRDKISTGNWHPHLGNSPSLFVNAATWGLLLTGKLVSTHNEAGLTSSLSRIIGKSGEPMIRKGVDMAMRLMGEQFVTGETIAEALANASKFEAKGFRYSYDMLGEAALTEHDAQKYLASYEQAIHSIGKASHGRGIYEGPGISIKLSALHPRYSRAQYERVMDELYPRLLSLTLLAKQYDIGLNIDAEEADRLELSLDLLERLCFEPQLTGWNGIGFVIQAYQKRCPYVIDYVIDLARRSRHRLMIRLVKGAYWDSEIKRAQVEGLEGYPVYTRKVYTDVSYIACARKLLSVPEVIYPQFATHNAHTLSAIYHIAGQNYYPGQYEFQCLHGMGEPLYEQVVGKVSEGKLNRPCRVYAPVGTHETLLAYLVRRLLENGANTSFVNRIADQSISIQELVADPVAQIEQMATVEGGFGLPHPRIPLPRDLYGAERANSSGIDMANEHRLASLSCALLATAHNDWKAAPMLGCASSNETPAAVLNPSDHRDVVGHVQEATVEDVDNAIQCALNAAPIWQATPPAERAAILERAADLMEGEIQPLMGLLAREAGKTFANAIAEVREAVDFLRYYAVQARNDFSNDAHRPLGPVVCISPWNFPLAIFSGQVAAALAAGNPVLAKPAEQTPLVAAQAVRLMLEAGIPEGVLQLLPGRGETVGAGLVGDERVKGVMFTGSTEVARLLQRNIAGRLDSQGRPIPLIAETGGQNAMIVDSSALTEQVVIDVVSSAFDSAGQRCSALRVLCLQEDSADRVIEMLKGAMAESRLGNPERLSVDIGPVIDAEAKAGIDKHIQGMRDKGRNVYQVAIADTEEVKRGTFVMPTLIELESFDELQREIFGPVLHVVRYKRKEIDQLIAQINASGYGLTLGVHTRIDETIAKVIDNVNAGNVYVNRNIVGAVVGVQPFGGEGLSGTGPKAGGPLYLYRLLATRPTDAIEQSFARGDAVVAPDVRLRDAMSKPLNALKAWADSNKFADLSTLCVQYAAQSQSGITRVLAGPTGEKNSYAILPREHVLCLAEVEGDLLTQLAAVLAVGGSAVWPESDISKALFARLPKEIQARIKLVSDWNKDEVVFDAVLHHGHSDQLRGVCQQIAKRAGAIVGVQGLSQGETNIALERLVIERALSVNTAAAGGNASLMTIG, from the coding sequence ATGGCTACCACCACCCTTGGGGTCAAACTTGATGACCCGACCCGCGAGCGCCTGAAGGCGGCCGCGACCTCGATTGATCGCACACCGCACTGGCTGATCAAGCAGGCAATTTTCAATTACCTGGAGAAACTCGAGGGTGGTGCAACCCTGACCGAGCTGAACGGTTTGACCGCCAAGGACGCCGATGAGGCGGGCGAAGTCCACACTGATCACGCCCACCAATGCTTCCTCGAATTTGCTGAAAGCATCCTGCCGCAGTCTGTACTGCGCGCATCGATCACTGCCGCTTACCGTCGCCCTGAGCCGGAAGTGGTGCCGATGCTGATCGAGCAGGCTCGCCTGCCGGTCGCCATGGCTGAAGCCACCAACAAACTCGCCGCCTCCATCGCGGAAAAACTGCGTAACCAGAAAAGTGCCGGTGGTCGTGCAGGCATTGTTCAAGGTCTGCTGCAGGAATTTTCCCTGTCGTCCCAGGAAGGCGTGGCGCTGATGTGCCTCGCCGAGGCGCTGCTGCGCATTCCGGACAAGGGCACTCGCGACGCACTGATCCGCGACAAGATCAGCACCGGCAACTGGCATCCGCATTTGGGCAACAGCCCGTCGCTGTTCGTCAACGCCGCCACTTGGGGCCTGCTGCTGACCGGCAAACTGGTCTCGACGCACAACGAAGCCGGCCTGACGTCGTCGCTGAGCCGCATCATCGGCAAGAGCGGCGAGCCGATGATCCGCAAGGGCGTCGACATGGCCATGCGCCTGATGGGCGAGCAGTTCGTCACCGGCGAAACCATCGCCGAAGCGCTGGCCAACGCGAGCAAGTTCGAAGCCAAGGGCTTCCGTTATTCCTACGACATGCTCGGTGAAGCGGCACTCACCGAACACGACGCGCAGAAGTACCTGGCGTCGTACGAACAAGCCATTCACTCGATCGGCAAAGCCTCCCACGGTCGTGGGATTTATGAAGGCCCGGGCATCTCCATCAAGTTGTCGGCACTGCACCCGCGTTACAGCCGTGCGCAGTACGAGCGTGTGATGGACGAGCTGTACCCGCGCCTGCTGTCGCTGACCCTGCTGGCCAAGCAATACGACATCGGCCTGAACATCGATGCCGAAGAAGCCGACCGTCTCGAACTGTCGCTGGATCTGCTTGAGCGCCTGTGCTTCGAGCCGCAACTGACTGGCTGGAACGGCATCGGTTTCGTCATCCAGGCTTACCAGAAGCGTTGCCCGTACGTGATCGACTACGTGATCGACCTGGCTCGCCGCAGCCGTCATCGTCTGATGATCCGTCTGGTAAAAGGCGCGTACTGGGACAGCGAAATCAAGCGCGCCCAAGTCGAAGGCCTGGAAGGCTATCCGGTCTACACCCGCAAGGTGTACACCGACGTTTCCTACATCGCTTGCGCCCGCAAACTGCTGTCGGTACCGGAAGTCATCTACCCGCAGTTCGCCACGCACAACGCCCACACCCTGTCGGCCATTTACCACATTGCCGGTCAGAACTATTACCCCGGCCAGTACGAATTCCAGTGCCTGCACGGCATGGGCGAACCGCTTTACGAACAGGTTGTAGGCAAAGTTTCCGAAGGCAAGCTGAATCGTCCGTGCCGCGTGTACGCACCGGTCGGCACCCACGAAACCCTGCTGGCGTACCTCGTGCGTCGACTGCTGGAAAACGGCGCGAACACTTCGTTCGTCAACCGCATCGCCGACCAGTCGATTTCGATTCAGGAACTGGTGGCCGATCCGGTGGCGCAGATCGAGCAGATGGCGACCGTGGAAGGTGGTTTCGGCCTGCCGCACCCGCGCATTCCGCTACCGCGTGACCTGTACGGTGCCGAACGCGCCAACTCCAGCGGCATCGACATGGCCAACGAACATCGCCTGGCTTCGCTGTCCTGCGCCCTGCTCGCCACTGCGCACAACGACTGGAAAGCCGCGCCGATGCTCGGTTGCGCTTCCAGCAACGAAACACCGGCAGCCGTTCTGAATCCGTCGGATCACCGTGATGTGGTCGGTCACGTGCAGGAAGCCACCGTCGAAGACGTCGACAACGCCATTCAATGCGCGCTGAACGCTGCGCCGATCTGGCAGGCCACCCCGCCGGCCGAACGCGCAGCGATTCTGGAGCGCGCCGCTGACTTGATGGAAGGCGAGATCCAGCCGCTGATGGGCCTGCTGGCTCGCGAAGCCGGCAAGACCTTCGCCAACGCCATCGCTGAAGTCCGCGAAGCGGTCGACTTCCTGCGTTATTACGCAGTGCAGGCGCGCAACGATTTCAGCAACGACGCCCACCGCCCACTGGGTCCGGTGGTGTGCATCAGCCCGTGGAACTTCCCATTGGCGATCTTCAGTGGCCAAGTCGCTGCGGCATTGGCTGCCGGTAACCCGGTATTGGCCAAGCCTGCCGAGCAAACTCCGCTGGTGGCTGCTCAAGCGGTGCGCCTGATGCTCGAAGCCGGCATCCCGGAAGGCGTGCTGCAACTGCTGCCGGGTCGCGGCGAAACCGTCGGCGCTGGTCTGGTTGGCGATGAGCGCGTCAAAGGCGTGATGTTCACCGGTTCCACCGAAGTCGCGCGCCTGCTGCAACGCAACATTGCTGGCCGTCTCGACAGCCAGGGCCGTCCGATTCCGCTGATCGCCGAAACCGGTGGCCAGAACGCGATGATCGTCGACTCTTCGGCACTGACCGAACAGGTGGTGATCGACGTGGTGTCCTCGGCCTTCGACAGCGCCGGTCAGCGTTGCTCGGCGCTGCGCGTACTGTGCCTGCAGGAAGATTCCGCCGATCGCGTCATCGAAATGCTCAAAGGTGCCATGGCCGAAAGCCGTCTCGGCAACCCTGAGCGCTTGTCCGTGGACATCGGCCCGGTGATCGACGCCGAAGCCAAGGCTGGCATCGACAAGCACATCCAGGGCATGCGCGACAAAGGTCGCAACGTGTACCAGGTGGCGATTGCCGACACCGAAGAAGTCAAACGCGGCACCTTCGTCATGCCGACCCTGATCGAACTGGAAAGCTTCGACGAACTGCAACGCGAGATCTTCGGCCCGGTGCTGCACGTGGTGCGCTACAAGCGTAAAGAAATCGATCAACTGATCGCTCAGATCAACGCTTCCGGTTATGGCCTGACACTGGGCGTACACACGCGCATCGACGAGACCATCGCCAAGGTGATCGACAACGTCAACGCCGGTAACGTCTACGTCAACCGCAACATCGTGGGTGCCGTGGTTGGCGTGCAGCCGTTCGGCGGCGAAGGCCTGTCGGGTACTGGCCCGAAAGCCGGTGGCCCGCTGTACCTGTACCGTTTGCTGGCGACACGCCCTACCGACGCCATCGAACAATCCTTCGCTCGCGGTGATGCCGTGGTAGCACCGGACGTTCGTTTGCGCGACGCCATGAGCAAACCGCTGAACGCCTTGAAAGCCTGGGCTGACAGCAACAAGTTCGCTGACCTGAGCACCCTGTGCGTGCAGTACGCTGCGCAATCGCAGAGCGGCATCACTCGCGTTCTGGCCGGCCCGACCGGTGAGAAAAACAGCTACGCCATTCTGCCGCGCGAGCACGTGTTGTGCCTGGCCGAGGTTGAAGGCGATCTGCTGACGCAACTGGCAGCGGTGCTGGCGGTAGGTGGTTCGGCGGTGTGGCCAGAGTCCGACATCAGCAAGGCATTGTTCGCACGCCTGCCGAAGGAGATTCAGGCGCGGATCAAGCTGGTTTCTGACTGGAACAAGGATGAGGTGGTGTTTGATGCGGTTCTGCATCACGGCCATTCCGACCAGTTGCGCGGCGTTTGCCAGCAGATTGCCAAGCGTGCCGGCGCGATCGTTGGCGTTCAGGGCTTGTCCCAGGGCGAGACCAATATTGCGCTGGAGCGTCTGGTGATTGAGCGGGCGTTGAGTGTTAACACTGCTGCGGCGGGTGGTAATGCGAGCTTGATGACCATCGGCTAA
- the putP gene encoding sodium/proline symporter PutP gives MSVSNPTLITFVIYIAAMVLIGLMAYRSTNNLSDYILGGRSLGSVVTALSAGASDMSGWLLMGLPGAIYMSGLSESWIAIGLVIGAYLNWLFVAGRLRVQTEHNGDALTLPDYFASRFEDKSGLLRIISAIVILVFFTIYCASGIVAGARLFESTFGMSYETALWAGAAATIAYTFIGGFLAVSWTDTVQATLMIFALILTPIIVLLATGGVDTTFLAIEAQDPSNFDMLKGTTFIGIISLMGWGLGYFGQPHILARFMAADSVKSIAKARRISMTWMILCLGGTVAVGFFGIAYFSAHPEVAGPVTENHERVFIELAKLLFNPWIAGVLLSAILAAVMSTLSCQLLVCSSALTEDFYKTFLRKSASQVELVWVGRAMVLLVALIAIALAANPENRVLGLVSYAWAGFGAAFGPVVLISVIWKEMTRDGALAGILVGAITVVVWKHFELLGLYEIIPGFIFASLAIYIVSKMGEPTRGMVQRFEAAEKDFHLNK, from the coding sequence ATGAGCGTAAGCAATCCAACCCTGATCACGTTCGTGATCTACATCGCAGCAATGGTGCTGATCGGCTTGATGGCCTATCGCTCCACCAACAACCTTTCTGACTATATTCTCGGCGGTCGCAGCCTCGGCAGCGTCGTCACCGCGCTGTCCGCCGGTGCGTCCGACATGAGTGGCTGGTTGTTGATGGGCCTGCCGGGCGCCATCTATATGTCCGGTCTGTCCGAAAGCTGGATCGCCATCGGTCTGGTCATCGGTGCCTACCTGAACTGGCTGTTCGTTGCCGGCCGTCTGCGCGTGCAGACCGAGCACAACGGCGACGCCCTGACCCTGCCGGATTACTTCGCCAGCCGTTTTGAAGATAAAAGCGGTCTGCTGCGGATCATTTCGGCGATCGTGATTCTGGTGTTCTTCACCATCTACTGCGCTTCCGGCATCGTGGCCGGTGCCCGTCTGTTCGAAAGCACCTTCGGCATGTCCTACGAGACGGCGCTGTGGGCCGGTGCTGCGGCGACGATTGCTTACACCTTTATTGGTGGTTTCCTCGCGGTGAGCTGGACCGACACCGTACAAGCCACGCTGATGATTTTCGCGCTGATCCTCACGCCGATCATCGTCCTGCTGGCTACTGGTGGCGTCGATACCACGTTCCTGGCGATCGAGGCGCAAGATCCGAGCAACTTCGACATGCTCAAAGGCACCACCTTCATCGGCATTATCTCGCTGATGGGCTGGGGTCTGGGCTACTTCGGTCAGCCGCACATCCTCGCGCGTTTCATGGCGGCGGATTCGGTTAAGTCGATCGCCAAGGCGCGTCGCATTTCCATGACCTGGATGATCCTGTGCCTGGGCGGCACCGTGGCGGTGGGCTTCTTCGGTATCGCGTACTTCTCGGCGCACCCGGAAGTTGCCGGTCCCGTGACCGAGAACCACGAACGCGTGTTCATCGAACTGGCCAAACTGCTGTTCAACCCATGGATCGCCGGTGTGCTGCTGTCGGCCATTCTGGCTGCGGTGATGAGCACCTTGAGCTGCCAGTTGCTGGTGTGCTCGAGCGCCCTGACCGAAGACTTCTACAAAACCTTCCTGCGTAAATCCGCCTCCCAGGTTGAACTGGTCTGGGTCGGCCGCGCCATGGTGCTGTTGGTTGCACTGATCGCGATCGCCTTGGCCGCCAACCCGGAAAACCGCGTACTCGGCCTGGTGTCCTACGCCTGGGCCGGTTTCGGTGCTGCGTTCGGTCCGGTTGTGCTGATCTCGGTTATCTGGAAAGAAATGACCCGCGACGGCGCACTGGCCGGTATTCTGGTCGGCGCGATCACCGTGGTGGTCTGGAAGCATTTCGAACTGCTGGGTCTGTACGAAATCATCCCGGGCTTCATCTTCGCCAGCCTGGCCATCTACATCGTCAGCAAGATGGGCGAGCCGACCAGAGGCATGGTGCAGCGCTTCGAAGCGGCGGAAAAAGATTTCCACCTGAACAAGTGA
- a CDS encoding type VI secretion system Vgr family protein, whose amino-acid sequence MFAPANQPRFTLTLEGAQHDLKVLEFTGKEAISQPFRFELELVSERPDLDLESLLHCQAFLSFDADGSGVHGQIYQVGQGDSGKRLTRYHLSLVPRLTYLGHRINQRIFQHQSVPQIVAQVLKDHAILRDAFDFRLGSEYPVREYCVQYAESDLAFIQRLCAEVGIHYHFQHSPDAHVLVFGDDQTVFPKLATPTLYLPGSGMSAGAPAIQRFNVRVETRTSVVTRRDYNFEKPRLHLQSRVDGEQRPVLEDYHFPGQFNDRETGKHLAQRALERHVADYRQAEGISDESALVCGHFLQLTEHPRHDWNDLWLLTAVEHHGRQPQVLEESVTSDGEGFQGYRNTFLATPWDVFFRPALGPEKPRMLGYQPAVVTGPTDTEIHCDEYGRVKVQLAWDRDGELNEHSSCWLRVASGWAHDRYGSVLIPRVGMEVLVGFIDADADKPLVVGCLPNAATPIPLDLPADKTRSIFRSQSSPGGGGYNELRIEDRKGAEEIYLRAQRNWTQHVLHDQQVQVDNQRSIVVTGTARHELKADEQRITHGQRQIEVKQDDHLSVSGDRHIRVSNQAISASGQFHVSAGQQVVIDGGASATIQAGGQWINIGPSGIFSSVPIVVGGVPMAAMSAAPVVPGLPEKLVAAPAAMLTAAQIMSFKGDAPFCEECERCKDGLCAA is encoded by the coding sequence ATGTTCGCGCCTGCCAATCAACCGCGTTTCACGTTGACCCTCGAAGGCGCCCAACATGACCTCAAGGTCCTTGAGTTCACGGGCAAGGAAGCCATCAGTCAACCCTTTCGTTTCGAGCTGGAACTGGTCAGTGAACGACCGGATCTGGATCTCGAAAGCCTGCTGCATTGTCAGGCGTTTCTGAGTTTTGATGCGGACGGCTCCGGCGTTCACGGTCAGATTTATCAGGTCGGGCAGGGCGATTCCGGGAAACGTCTGACGCGTTATCACCTGAGTCTGGTGCCGCGTCTGACGTACCTCGGTCACCGCATCAATCAGCGGATCTTCCAGCATCAGAGCGTGCCGCAAATTGTTGCGCAGGTGCTTAAGGATCACGCGATCCTTCGTGATGCTTTCGATTTTCGGTTAGGCAGTGAATACCCGGTTCGTGAGTATTGCGTGCAGTACGCTGAAAGCGACTTGGCGTTCATTCAGCGGCTATGTGCCGAGGTCGGCATTCATTACCACTTTCAACACAGCCCCGACGCGCACGTACTGGTGTTCGGTGATGACCAGACGGTGTTTCCAAAACTGGCCACGCCGACCCTTTATTTGCCGGGCAGTGGCATGTCTGCCGGAGCCCCGGCGATTCAGCGTTTCAACGTGCGCGTGGAAACCCGCACCAGCGTGGTCACTCGGCGCGACTACAACTTCGAAAAGCCCCGTCTGCACCTGCAAAGCCGTGTCGACGGCGAGCAGCGCCCAGTGCTGGAGGACTATCACTTCCCTGGCCAATTCAACGATCGTGAAACCGGCAAGCACCTCGCCCAGCGTGCCCTTGAGCGACATGTCGCTGATTACCGTCAGGCCGAAGGCATCAGCGACGAATCCGCACTGGTTTGCGGACATTTCCTGCAACTGACCGAGCATCCGCGCCACGACTGGAACGACCTGTGGCTGCTGACTGCCGTCGAACATCATGGCCGACAGCCGCAAGTGCTGGAGGAATCGGTGACCAGTGATGGGGAAGGATTCCAGGGTTACCGTAATACCTTTCTCGCCACGCCGTGGGACGTGTTCTTCCGTCCGGCGCTGGGGCCGGAAAAACCACGCATGCTCGGCTATCAACCGGCGGTTGTGACCGGGCCGACAGACACGGAAATCCACTGCGACGAGTATGGCCGGGTCAAGGTGCAACTGGCCTGGGATCGCGACGGTGAATTGAACGAGCATTCCAGTTGCTGGCTGCGCGTTGCCAGCGGTTGGGCCCATGACCGTTATGGCAGCGTGTTGATTCCGCGAGTCGGCATGGAAGTGCTTGTCGGTTTCATCGATGCCGATGCCGACAAACCGCTGGTCGTGGGTTGCCTGCCCAACGCCGCGACGCCGATCCCGCTGGATCTGCCCGCGGACAAGACCCGCAGCATTTTCCGCAGCCAGAGCAGCCCCGGCGGTGGCGGCTACAACGAACTGCGCATCGAGGATCGCAAAGGCGCCGAGGAAATCTACCTGCGCGCCCAGCGCAACTGGACGCAGCATGTGTTGCACGATCAACAAGTGCAGGTCGATAACCAGCGCAGCATCGTCGTCACCGGCACCGCCCGCCATGAGTTGAAGGCTGATGAGCAGCGCATTACTCACGGTCAGCGGCAGATCGAAGTGAAGCAGGACGACCATCTGAGCGTGAGCGGCGACCGGCATATTCGCGTGAGCAATCAGGCGATCAGCGCCAGTGGGCAATTCCACGTCAGCGCCGGTCAGCAAGTGGTCATTGACGGTGGCGCGAGTGCGACGATTCAGGCCGGTGGGCAGTGGATCAACATCGGTCCCAGCGGCATTTTCAGCAGTGTGCCGATTGTTGTGGGTGGTGTGCCGATGGCGGCGATGAGTGCCGCGCCGGTTGTCCCGGGATTACCGGAGAAACTGGTCGCTGCGCCGGCAGCGATGCTCACTGCCGCACAAATCATGAGCTTCAAGGGTGATGCACCATTCTGCGAAGAGTGTGAGCGTTGCAAGGACGGTCTCTGTGCAGCCTGA
- a CDS encoding DUF4123 domain-containing protein codes for MQPDFLLPADWLAREPLKTSEQLFAVFSNANEAKPPVAWRDTASPIWAETIYAEWDAVMPYVGIVATDSEFLHWVTTTESQDWGWLAVSSASLEEVVAHFRSLTQVLMPGGKTVFFRFWDGRFLLPILQANEVDAAQLFPLIERCLINGQALEIGGRAQVSGRVFPWWQVPESVLAQQGYDVRTANALQWLSEEHPAVFEAFPEAILRCKVRRFFQVSMSEESSQSALLAFLLAESE; via the coding sequence GTGCAGCCTGATTTTCTTTTGCCTGCCGATTGGTTGGCGCGGGAGCCGTTGAAAACTTCCGAGCAGTTGTTTGCGGTTTTCAGTAATGCCAATGAGGCAAAACCGCCTGTCGCTTGGCGAGACACGGCGAGCCCGATCTGGGCCGAGACGATCTATGCCGAGTGGGATGCGGTGATGCCCTACGTGGGAATTGTCGCTACTGACAGTGAGTTTCTGCATTGGGTCACCACCACCGAGTCGCAGGATTGGGGGTGGCTGGCGGTTTCTTCGGCGAGTCTGGAAGAGGTGGTGGCGCACTTTCGCAGTCTCACCCAAGTGCTGATGCCTGGCGGGAAAACGGTGTTTTTTCGTTTTTGGGACGGGCGGTTTCTGTTGCCGATTTTGCAGGCCAACGAAGTGGATGCGGCGCAGCTGTTTCCGCTGATCGAGCGTTGTTTGATCAATGGGCAGGCGCTGGAAATTGGCGGCAGGGCGCAGGTTTCGGGAAGGGTATTTCCGTGGTGGCAGGTGCCGGAGTCGGTGCTGGCGCAGCAAGGCTATGACGTTCGAACCGCCAATGCGTTGCAGTGGTTGAGCGAGGAACATCCGGCAGTTTTCGAGGCCTTCCCCGAGGCGATTTTGCGCTGCAAAGTGAGGCGGTTTTTTCAGGTTTCTATGTCGGAAGAATCGTCGCAATCGGCGTTGCTGGCGTTTTTGCTGGCAGAGTCGGAGTGA